In one window of Plasmodium cynomolgi strain B DNA, chromosome 13, whole genome shotgun sequence DNA:
- a CDS encoding hypothetical protein (putative): MINTFIYWNFRGSKGNANILRISLPCSYNTIKKKILEVTNLNLQNSLDILLYHNNRVLSEYESIQNEMLIEIQRSNIDVVKELLHKSNHAYLERNKSVQDNRRGGTPLSGGRQSDVHDNKAKGTTTVGGTYDSGGIGGSHRGVGAHEGKPNSLELNRAPKMSRTTNYPYSSKQPWNVYNRNAVSMKESNEDDEDMKIQEVMEKNNPYHQRSDYAKSRMLNYYKKDRSSASQFYSSNAYNSLYSASRGGEHHFQNGVAGTYSKYYKMRGASQNSSYANAMSHNNYTNSRSQQKTQTGHNHVSNQDTTTKYVSPDYICHMCGKKGHSIKNCTMSSFNNNKKIKVPTGIPTNFLTKIKAEDINKYDQIYILKDGSYGVMKDVEDVSGSAYLYRSVDDKINIYLGVNNNDSRNTDMDGDRGGDGRGNTSTNPSGNLSSLHHTGNSSYYPNEEGDKISNLYKCLLCKKLYTSPTTLPCCGETYCKGCLYRYNRKRKNDYSSSQVSSSGYQHNGGGESKSQMMKCPNCQKHINSDALIINTNIKNVIDTIIKNQKVSNMSKDEEEFGGGKWRKGEDDSSHVYYPTNGGTSAGLDKQNKWAAVTPNGGVALPVSGTASNGAGTTTSTIGVSHISSDKDRSSNNRSTNGVTNNSESSSSVSVPNGKLYQRQPLHNGNFPPGSDFPSSNSRTTEEQNSVNSSSVCNENDDEFQDNSFNPLINLPINLLEIKRQHDFAAAYIAKYRMRRKPKRKRTIDLGMLFMSKRRVC, encoded by the exons ATGATCAACACCTTCATCTACTGGAATTTTCGGGGGAGCAAAGGGAACGCGAACATTTTAAGGATCTCCCTCCCTTGTAGTTACAACAcgataaagaagaaaattttggaagTGACCAATTTGAATCTACAGAACAGCTTAGACATCCTCCTTTACCACAACAACAGAGTGTTGAGCGAATATGAAAgcatacaaaatgaaatgctGATAGAAATTCAGCGGAGCAATATAGACGTGGTGAAAGAGTTGCTGCACAAAAGTAATCATGCCTATTTGGAAAGGAACAAAAGTGTGCAGGACAACAGGAGGGGAGGTACTCCCCTTTCCGGAGGGAGACAAAGCGATGTGCACGATAATAAGGCAAAGGGCACTACTACGGTTGGGGGCACATACGATAGTGGCGGAATAGGTGGCAGTCATCGAGGCGTAGGGGCGCACGAGGGTAAGCCAAATAGCCTCGAGCTAAACAGAGCACCCAAAATGAGCCGAACCACCAACTACCCATACAGCAGTAAACAGCCATGGAATGTCTACAACAGAAATGCTGTAAGTATGAAAGAAAGTAATGAGGATGATGAGGACATGAAGATCCAAGAagtgatggaaaaaaataacccctATCATCAGCGTTCAGATTACGCCAAATCTAGAATGttgaattattataaaaaggaCAGAAGTAGTGCTTCCCAGTTTTAC AGTTCAAATGCGTACAACTCGTTGTATTCCGCTTCGAGAGGAGGAGAACACCATTTCCAAAACGGAGTGGCAGGAACATATAGTAAGTACTACAAAATGAGGGGTGCCTCACAGAATAGTAGCTATGCCAATGCTATGAGTCATAATAATTACACAAACTCGAGAAGTCAACAGAAGACACAAACGGGTCATAACCATGTAAGCAATCAAGACACAACCACAAAGTATGTTTCTCCTGACTACATCTGTCACATGTGtgggaaaaagggacacaGTATTAAAAATTGTACCATGAGttcttttaataataacaagAAGATAAAGGTACCCACAGGAATTCCAACGAATTTTTTGACGAAAATTAAAGCAGAAGATATTAATAAGTATGATCagatttatattttgaaggATGGAAGTTATGGGGTTATGAAAGACGTTGAAGATGTTAGTGGGAGTGCATATCTATATCGCAGTGTTGATGATAAGATTAATATTTATCTTGGCGTGAACAATAACGATAGTAGGAATACTGACATGGATGGTGATCGGGGTGGAGATGGCAGGGGCAACACAAGTACTAACCCTAGTGGAAATCTTAGCAGTTTACATCATACAGGGAATAGCAGTTACTACCCTAATGAGGAGGGAGATAAAATCTCCAATTTGTACAAGTGCcttttatgcaaaaaattgtacactTCCCCGACAACTCTACCTTGCTGTGGGGAGACATACTGCAAAGGATGCCTGTACAGGTataacagaaaaaggaaaaatgattATTCTTCATCTCAGGTATCCTCATCAGGGTATCAACACAACGGAGGGGGAGAGAGTAAATCCCAAATGATGAAATGTCCCAATTGTCAGAAGCATATAAATTCAGATGCCTTAATCATTAATacgaatattaaaaatgtaatcgatacaattattaaaaatCAAAAGGTCAGCAATATGAGTAAGGACGAGGAAGAGTTCGGGGGTGGGAAGTGGAGAAAGGGAGAGGACGATAGTAGCCATGTGTATTACCCAACCAATGGTGGTACCTCGGCGGGTCTAGACAAACAGAACAAATGGGCAGCCGTCACTCCAAATGGAGGAGTAGCATTACCCGTCAGTGGTACCGCCTCGAACGGGGCAGGCACCACTACGTCAACCATAGGGGTGTCTCACATATCAAGCGATAAGGACAGAAGCTCGAATAATAGATCAACCAATGGAGTTACCAACAACAGTGAGTCCTCATCATCCGTTTCTGTTCCTAATGGAAAATTATATCAAAGGCAACCACTCCACAATGGGAACTTCCCACCAGGTAGTGACTTTCCCAGCAGTAACAGCAGAACGACAGAGGAGCAAAATTCAGTTAACAGTAGCAGCGTCTGCAACGAAAATGATGATGAATTTCAAGACAACAGTTTCAACCCTCTAATAAATTTACCTATCAATTTGCTAGAGATAAAACGGCAACACGATTTTGCTGCAGCGTATATAGCCAAATATAGAATGAGGCGAAAaccaaaacggaaaagaacAATCGACCTTGGAATGCTTTTCATGAGTAAGCGGCGGGTGTGTTAG